The nucleotide sequence TGCAAGATCCACTTTcacagttaaaataatttttctgcCAAAATttgtaatgcatatttttatttcaaaagtgATGACCATTCTAGGTTTGCTGCCATCTCTCAGGTCTGCTTCTTCTTGGATAGAGATTTTGAGGTGGGAGGTTATGTTGCAGCTACCAGTTGTCCCCAGTTTGTGGTTCATGCACACTTTTCCCATTTATGGTTGTGATCCAGGCAAAGGCTCATTTCGAGTGCAGATTTCCTCGCTGACTCCTGGTGAGCACATCCGCATCCATGTCCCACAGCCCCTTGACCGTGCCGATGGCTCCTTTCTCATGAGATACCGGCTGTATGGCAGTGCCTCCAAGGGACTGAAGGTGGAAGTGTTTTATAAGGATCAGCCTGTTGGCCAGTCTCCCTATGTCCTACAAGGTAACACCGCTGCAGCCAATACACACTGGCATTACATGTTGCAATAGACCTGTCTAGTCAGGATCTAGTAAGAACACCTTGCAGAAACTCAACCGGCTTGTTCATCCCCTGCACTTTTGTCATTTGGCCAAAAGGAAAGGCTCCTACATGTGATCTGAAATGTACGAGGCATCAAAAGTTCCACAAAATGGTATTCAGTTTCTTGTGCACTGAAGTTATCTTGAACGCACAAGATCTGTATTAAAGTTATGGAAGTCGCTTTCActttaataaaatcaataaatctgatATCATTTATATGACTCCCCCTTTTCGATTTTTCCCAAACATAGTATTGAATATATTCAGATATCATTTGAATGaggaaataaagttataaacactTGTTAAATGGCCATGAATGGTCAAATTAGAGGTCTTCACGCACTTTTAAATTTAAGCCCGAACCCAGCCTGTACCCAAGATCTTGAGACCCGACCAGACCAAGCCTGACTGATACTGACAAATTTGAAAACTCCTTAGAGGCAGGGgccactgcaaatcaatacaaagggCTCACCTTTATCTtatgataaaacatttctatccttatgggagtggtctcttccaggatgacaatgtccccatccacagggcacgagggttcactgaatgtaaatgaatatgaaaatgatgtgaatcatatgctttgctcttcgcagtcaccagatctcaacccagttgaacacctatgggagatttttgACTGACATGTTAggcagcgctctccaccaccatcatcaaaccaccaaatgttttttgtaagaATGGtattccatccctccagtagcaTTCCAGAAACTTGTAGAATAGAGCAGTGAGTGAACAAATTTACTGTTCCTGGTTATTTAAGGTAATGGAATCTTGGTGGTTCTAGTGTTAATATGCACAAGATACAAAAGCACAATTTTTTGGAACGCTGGGTGCTCTCTGGAAATGTGCGTGAAGGTGGTAACATGCTCTTTGGTagcaacattttcacaaaagatTTTTTCTTAAAGGGACCTTCTCACAATTGAGGGATAactgtgtgcattttctttaaTAGGTAAATGAAGAGAGTTGCACATGGCAGCAGAACAATgattaaacaagaaaatacaatgaAGTAGATTCAAGTACTATTACTTTGATATTTACTGATCATATCTATTCTAAAAGTGTGTGATTTACATGAATGCTGTTTCTCTGGTTGAAGTTGGCCGTGTTTGCATGTGGTACTATGTCTACAACTATTTTTGATGCCTGCATGGGTCATTGTGGCTTCCTACCTCTCCTTTCTGTCGTGATACCTGTGATACATATCATTGCAATCTGCTGTAGTGCTATCTATGGCATAGATCCATTTAATCTCTTCCTCCTCTATAGGTCCAGTGTATCACGAGTACTGTGATTGCCCAGAGGCCAACCCTCCTACCTGGCTGGGCAACATGGCCTGCCCCACCGAAGAGCCTCAGATCCTGAAGGACTTCAGTAACTTTCCCTCCATAGACTTACAGCGCCTTCTAAAAGAGGTTCCTCGGCGCTTTGCCCAGAGGGGAGGCCTCATCCACTACACTGTCTTAAACAACCAAGTCTACCGCCGGGCTCTGGGTAAATACACAGACTTCAAGATGTTCTCGGATGAGATGCTGCTCTCCCTAGCCAGGAAGGTGAGTGTAAGGCATGTTTAGGGGTAGTGGACAGTGCTGACAGCACATACACGTTGATTTCTCtcagaaaataaactttttttcacGTTtaatgcatacgcacacactgacATCACTTACAACCACTGTTCTCTCCTTTGTTAGTTCTTGAAGGTCAGTCTTTGGCAAGCTAATCCTCATGGTGTGTTATGTGCTAAACATTGTGATGTGAGCATGTCATGGGGTTTGACATTCTTTAGGTTTGGCCATCTTTCTGTAGTGTTGGCAAATCAGGTCTCAATTTCTTAACCCCCATCCTACCCACAAGGTGCGCCTGCCTGACGTGGAGTTTTACATCAATGTGGGAGACTGGCCAATGGAGACACGGAAGGTCAATGATACCCCTGGGCCTCTGCCAATCATCTCTTGGTGTGGCTCTGCAGACACACGTGACATCATCCTGCCAACCTATGACATCACCCACTCCACGCTGGAAACCATGAGGGGTGTGTCCAATGACCTGCTTTCTGTCCAGGGGAACACGGGTGAGAGATGCAAAGATGCAGAGAGCGCTAGCCAagtgttttctgttctttttttttgtgatattgcAGGCTATCATTTGCTGGTCCTCTGTGTTTCCCAGGCCCCCTTTGGGTTAACAAGACGGAGCAGGCTTTTTTCCGTGGAAGGGACAGTCGTGAGGAGCGCCTTCGCCTGGTCACTCTGTCCAGGGAGAACCCGGACCTGCTAGATGCTGGAATCACTGGTTACTTCTTCTTTCGGGAGAAGGAAAAGGAGCTGGGCAAAGCACCTCTCACAGGCTTCTTCAACTTCTTCAAGGTGAAAACAGCCCAAACCTAGGGTTTGATCATTAACTCTGAACTCTAGCAGCCTAGGGTAGAATGCTGTACAGAAGACTACATTAAACAGAGATCACATTATTTAATCTGAGGTCACATGAAACTTGGAAACATGGAAATTTCACACTtgcctctcttttctttctctctctctagtacAAGTACCAGGTGAATGTGGATGGCACTGTGGCAGCATACAGGTTTCCCTACCTGATGCTGGGAGACAGCCTGGTTCTCAAACAGGCCTCTCCTTATTATGAGCACTTCTACATACATTTGCAGCCAGGTAAACATTATGTACCTGTTCAGAGGAGTTTGGTTGACCTCATCGACAAGATCAAGTGGGCCAAGGTGAGAGAGACTGCACAAATTGTCTCAGTAGTCTAGAATGATCTCAGTGCTGGTCTGCTGTTTGTCAGTGTATTAACCTGTgtgaaattgtatatttgtctgCTGCTTTGCTGTTCACAGAAAAATGATGCAGAGGCGCAGGCAATAGCCAGAGAGGGGCAGATACTGGCTAGACAGCTACTGCAGCCCAGCAGGCTGTACTGTTACTACTacactgtgctgcaggtactgtactgtactcaCAACCTATAACCACATTTTACTGCAACTGTCAGTAAGAATTAAAGGTAGGATGTGATAAAAGGTTATGAGAAGTATGGAATAGAAATGATGACCTTCAACATTAAATCAGCCTCTTTCCTGCTGCAGATGTACGCGGGGCGCCAAACCAGCCAACCCACAGTGCACCAGGGGATGGATCTAGTTCCCCAGCCATCAGACAACACTG is from Anguilla anguilla isolate fAngAng1 chromosome 9, fAngAng1.pri, whole genome shotgun sequence and encodes:
- the poglut3 gene encoding protein O-glucosyltransferase 3, which translates into the protein MIPKYDCPSIFKTIRGLPSICIVLFLLWCAKSAFCESYELSPQKCVVWGPGLDPNVVLPVRYFYIQAVNSAGINFTKSPGKGSFRVQISSLTPGEHIRIHVPQPLDRADGSFLMRYRLYGSASKGLKVEVFYKDQPVGQSPYVLQGPVYHEYCDCPEANPPTWLGNMACPTEEPQILKDFSNFPSIDLQRLLKEVPRRFAQRGGLIHYTVLNNQVYRRALGKYTDFKMFSDEMLLSLARKVRLPDVEFYINVGDWPMETRKVNDTPGPLPIISWCGSADTRDIILPTYDITHSTLETMRGVSNDLLSVQGNTGPLWVNKTEQAFFRGRDSREERLRLVTLSRENPDLLDAGITGYFFFREKEKELGKAPLTGFFNFFKYKYQVNVDGTVAAYRFPYLMLGDSLVLKQASPYYEHFYIHLQPGKHYVPVQRSLVDLIDKIKWAKKNDAEAQAIAREGQILARQLLQPSRLYCYYYTVLQMYAGRQTSQPTVHQGMDLVPQPSDNTAHCKCERETQGDGPASGKDEL